The Oceanispirochaeta sp. genomic interval ATCCCCAGGGGAATCAGTCTTCTGGCACAAAAAATGATCGATCTGAAGGGGAATGACCTCAGGCCCTGTTATCTGGGTTTTAAAAAACTTCCTCAAGTTTCCAGAGAACGATTTGAAGCGGCCCGTGATTTTTTCATTAAAAAGGGCATACCCTTTGATGAATCTTCGAACCTCACTGTTTCCTCCCTGGAAGAGATCCCGACCAGAGCCGTGGACTGGGTTCTTGAGGGTGGTTTTAATGGGGTGATCGCCTTTAATGATCTGGCGGCCCTCTCTTTTCTTCAGGCTGGATTCATCCGGGGGCTGGATATTCCGGGAGATATTTTATTGACTGGTTTTGATGACTCACCCATACAGTCGCTGCTGGATAGAAGGATCGATACGATCAGTCTTTCCATCCCGGTTTTAGGCGAGAGGGCCGGAAGCTGGCTGAAGGCCATCATAATAGATAAAGATGAAACGCCACTGAAAGAAATTCTGGATGTAAAGTATGTAAAGGGGCAGACCCTAAGCTGATCAATATCCTTTCGTCTGATTTCCTTAAATTGTTGACAAACTCATGCTTTCAAAGGATAATATTGCATGCAATAAAAAGGAGAA includes:
- a CDS encoding LacI family DNA-binding transcriptional regulator, whose protein sequence is MSKRVTVYDIARELGISPSTVSRVLNHSSLISDERTLQIREIAEKLGYHKRVIKKHISRVILNLHLFLPKTDNNLTHFFYNISELIESIQAGFGDVRLNFIIRVNDGNLEFLERKKTGQIDGCIFAFTSPSAKLQTQLKDRSIPSILLNRKSRQTSFIAYDIPRGISLLAQKMIDLKGNDLRPCYLGFKKLPQVSRERFEAARDFFIKKGIPFDESSNLTVSSLEEIPTRAVDWVLEGGFNGVIAFNDLAALSFLQAGFIRGLDIPGDILLTGFDDSPIQSLLDRRIDTISLSIPVLGERAGSWLKAIIIDKDETPLKEILDVKYVKGQTLS